In Blastopirellula sp. J2-11, a single genomic region encodes these proteins:
- a CDS encoding macro domain-containing protein, whose protein sequence is MERRWGNQRIELAIGDITDQNVDIVVNAANSRLAGGGGVDGAIHAAGGPAIMEETRQRYPDGCPTGEAVISSAGKLSARYVIHAVGPFWQGGDSGEEKQLEAAYTRCLELAAAHDATSIVFPALSCGAYGYPLDLAARIALKTAILWIRNHSQPRLIRFVLFSEGPYSVFAAALEELTGESGKPRCDEDAS, encoded by the coding sequence ATGGAGCGAAGATGGGGAAACCAGCGGATTGAGCTAGCAATCGGCGACATTACCGACCAAAACGTCGACATCGTCGTCAACGCCGCCAACAGTCGACTCGCCGGCGGCGGGGGTGTAGATGGCGCTATCCACGCAGCCGGGGGGCCAGCGATCATGGAAGAAACGCGCCAGCGATACCCGGACGGATGCCCCACCGGCGAGGCAGTGATTAGTTCGGCTGGAAAGCTTTCCGCCCGCTATGTGATCCATGCGGTTGGTCCCTTCTGGCAAGGAGGCGACTCCGGCGAAGAGAAACAGTTGGAAGCCGCCTACACGCGATGCTTGGAACTCGCCGCCGCTCATGACGCAACCAGTATTGTTTTTCCTGCGCTGAGTTGCGGTGCGTACGGCTATCCGCTCGACCTGGCGGCCCGCATCGCGCTGAAGACGGCGATCCTTTGGATCCGCAATCACTCGCAGCCGCGGCTGATCCGCTTTGTCCTCTTCAGCGAAGGGCCTTACAGCGTCTTCGCCGCAGCGCTGGAAGAACTGACCGGGGAAAGCGGAAAACCCCGCTGTGACGAAGACGCCTCGTAA